AAGCACTCATCTCAAAACTTgccatcatttattttttaaagttttcaaTTATTCCAACATTACTTCCTGTAAAAACCAGATCATCCACATAAAGAGGTACAATGATAAAATCATTACTATTTTGAGACTTTACATACAAGGTAGGCTCACTCTTGCTCCTCCTGAAGCCTTgctcaataaaatattgatcaATTCTCCCATACCAAGCCCTTGGTGCCTGTTTTAATCCATACAAAGCCTTTTTTAGTTTATAGACTCTGCCTTCTTCTTTCTCGAACCCCTCGGGTTGATCCACAAAAACTTCTTCTTCCAACACCCCATTTAGGAATGCCGATTTCACATCCAATTGCAAAACTTTCCAACCTTTTTGAGCAGCAAGTGAAACTAAGGCTCTAATGGTCTCCATCCTTGCAACAAGAGCAAAGGTTTCATTGTAATCTATTCCATGTTGCTGCACATACCCCTTGACAATCAACCTTGCTTTATGCTTTAAGATAGAGCCATCCGGATTTAATTTAGTCTTATAAATCCATTTTACTCAATAACTTCTTTATTTGCTGGTAAAGAAACCAACTCCaaagtttcatttttctctatcattttaatttcttctctcATAGCTTTTTGCCAAACTTCCTCCTTTGAAGCTGCTGCAAAGCTATTTCGCTCAAGTGTAGCATAATTACAATGCTTGTATACTTCACTAAGAAGTCTTGTTCTTCTTATTGGAGATTCAGGAGTTGACTCTTCTTCACTATTATCAGAGAATACTTGAGTAGCTATAGGACTTTCTGTGTGAGTTTACTGAATATCACTTGTTTctacttcaacttcttcttcttcttctattaatGACTCAACTGGTACCTCTACACTTTGTTTAGTCACTTTCTTAGCTTCCCAATCCCAAgatgcattttcattaaacCTCACATCTCGGCTTACAAccaattttcttgttttcaagtTGAAAATTCGAAAACCTTTTGAAATGTTACTGTATCCCACAAATATCCCTCTTTCTGCTTTCTCTTCCAGCTTAGTTCTCTTTTGAGATGGAATATGAATATAACAAATACAACCAAACACCCTTAAGAAACTTGCAGAGGGTTTAATTCCACTCCAAGCTTCATAAGGTGTTTGACTTTCAACTACTTTTATAGGCACACGATTGAGCAAGAACACAACAGTGTTCACTACTTCACCCCAGAATTATTGGGGCAATTTTTTCTCAAGTAACATCCATCTTGCCATTTCCATGACTGTCCTATTCTTTCTCTCTGACACTCCATTCTATTGTGGAGAATAAGACACAGATAGCTGATGTTCTATCCCCTCAgcttcacaaaatttttcaaattctttggaGTTATATTCACTGCCTCTATCACTCCTTAAAGATCTGATTTTATGGCCTGACTGCTTCTCAACTAGCAGTTTGAACTTCTTGAAAACTCCAAAAACTTCAGATTtttcatgaagaaaataaacccaaatcaTTCTAGTAAAATCATCTATGAAAAGAATGAAATACCTGCTTTGATTGTGAGTTGAAGTCCTCATTGGTCCACATACATCAGTATGAActagatttaatttttctttagctCTCCAATTGTTTTATGAAGGGAATGGTAGTTTGTGTTGCTTTCCAACCATGCACCCTTCACATACTTCGGTTTCAAAGAATTGAGATTGTAATGGTAGTTTGTGTTGCTTTCTGAAGGGAATGGTAGTTTGTGTTGCTCTCATCATCCCCTTCTGATGCAATAATCTCAAAGAATTGAGATTGTAATGCCCAAATCTTTGGTGCCATAACATTGTCTCATCCATAGTTGCCACCATAGCCTTAGGAAAGCTCCATTGAATGGGAAAGTTTATGCTTCTCCCCATTTTTACCTCAGCcaattccattttatttttttcatcataaattttGCACAAATCATTCTCAAAACACAAGGAATAACCATTTTCCATCATTTGGCTGACACTTAACAAATTTTGATCAAGAGAAGGAACAAGTAATACATCTTTAATAAACTTAGTACCTTTCTTTGTTGAGATAGCCACTATGCCTTTTCCTCTAGATTCAACAAGTTCTCCATTTCCATTGACTTTGGTTTTGATAGAATTGTCCAGACCAATGAAGATAGCCTCATCAGTTGCCATGTGATTGCTACATCCACTTTCTATGAACCAGATATTCTCTTCTTGAGTGAGAGCTtgacatgcaaaaaaaaaaaaaaatgctcattctcctctttttcttctgaATAGTTAGCTTGTAGATTGTTCTTGTATCTGCAATCCTTTTCTATATGCCCAGATTTTTTACAATTCCAACATTGTGGTTTCCCGGCatgataacaattttttttctaaatggtTTGTCTTCTTGCAGATTCCACAAGGAGGAAGTTCGCCCCTTTTCCCTTTCATCTTGTTTTCCATTCGAGCTTGATCAGAATTCTTGTAATCCTTTTGAGGCttctttttataatcttttgtttttttgttttcagatTCACTCTTGATTGAAATGCATGCTCCAAAGAACCATCATTACTTCTAGCTAATCTTTGCTCTTGGGTTTGAAGGGAACCCATCAACTCAGTAAATGACAAAGTTTGCAAATCCTTTGACTCTTCAATAGCTGCTACTACATGATCATACTTCTCGGGTAAACTAATCAGAATCTTTTGAACAATTCTTTGATCAGTCACCTCTTCACCATGGGCATGCATCTGATTATCTAATTCAATTAATCTGGAATCATATTCTTTTACTGCTTCAgattcattcatttttaaattttcaaactcccTTCTAAAGCCTTGAAGTTTGATAAGTTTTACCTTAGTATTTCCTTGAAATTCTGCCTGCATAATCTCCCATGCTGCCTTTGAAGTTTCAGCCCTCATCAGTCTTGGAAAGATTGATTCAGACACAGCCTGTTGTAGGATGAAAAATGCCATTGCATCTTTGATAGTTTCTTGCTTAGATTGAGTTGAATCCAAAACTCCTACTGCTGGAACTGTCACCCCCTTTTCCACTACATCCCACAAATCTTGAGAGATGAAAAAAGTCTTCATTTTAATGCTCCAATAATCATAGCTTTCGCCACTGAAAATAGGAATAGTTGTTGATGCTCTAAAGGTAGCCATTTTCGACTCTCAGATGAACCTGGTtagctctgatgccaattgttggttttaaaaaatggaagcaaaacagagaaaaacaaagaaattactTGAGAAACCTCAACCCTTTTAGTTCACGGATTGATACTATGGTTCTGCTATTCATCTTCCATTGATCATGCTTTTATAAGCTTACATAGAGACtcacaaaattcatttaaaacaaaaatacaacttCCAACACAGACTAATAGTAGGAAAGCTTAATATAGTAAAATAGAAATATGAAGACTTTCTAGGAAATAAACATCACAATAACTGATCTTCAATAGATTTCAATCTCATCACAGGTTTGGACAttgccaattttttttccttttgtttcttacCTCTTTCTTCGAATAttctcttataaaatataacaaattctAAGTGCCCCTAATGGCTCTTTTCTGCTAAAGATTATGCTCAGAATGGTGGCCTGTATATGTCAAAACAATCTCGGATTCTGTGAACATTTTGGTGAATTTCTTCTATTTGGTATATATAACAAACTTCCTCATGAATCGTATCCAAATGCTATTTTGTAGATGTGGACTTCCGGCATATAGTAAATCGGCTGCCAAAGGAAACTAGCTTCACGATTCTTTCGGATTCGTGCCATAGCGGAGGCCTGATtcacaaagagagagagcaaattGGACCTTCTTCCATCGCTAATTACACCATATTGCAATCCTGTAACCCCAATACAATCCCCTTTGAATCCATTCTACAGCACTTCGCATCACTAACAGGCATAAACACATCTGATATTGGCATCCACTTGCTGGAATCCTTTGGAGCCGACGCAAGACTTAAGTTTAGTTCACGTCCAGTTGAGCTGAATTTGTTTGAGTTGGGGAAGCAGGATGAAGGGATTCTTCTTAGCGGATGCCAAGAAAATGAGACTTCTGCAGATATGAACCCGATGATGACTGGAGGGAAGGTGTATGGAGCATTCAGTAATGCGGTTCAGACAGTTTTGAAGGATCATTTGGGCCCGTTAAGCAATAGACAAGTTGTGGTTATGAGCAGGAAAGTTTTACAGGCTGCAGGCTTTGTTCAACACCCTTGCCTCTACTGCAGCGATGACAGTGCAGATACTCCTTTCTTGTAGCAACCTCAAACTTCAGGTTCACGAGTCATTGAATGAATTTGCATGATTTCTTTGATATATACTTACTAACATATAGTACCAATGGGACTATATAGATCATCATCTTTTGGTATATTTTGCAATATTAATGACGAGGGcaagaaaaaaattcttgtacaaataattttctctGGATTCATATGCTATTCTTCAAGAACAATTGGAATTATAAAATGGACAAGTGAGAGTTTATGATGATTCCTCTGTAATTAGCTAGAAACTTAGTACTTGCACCGAAtgatttc
This genomic interval from Juglans regia cultivar Chandler chromosome 3, Walnut 2.0, whole genome shotgun sequence contains the following:
- the LOC108988376 gene encoding metacaspase-9 — encoded protein: MRDVLVERFGFDQGHIELLTDAAGSLVMPTGANIKKALDRMVNKAESGDVMFFHYSGHGTRIPSTRPGHPYRQDEAIVPCDFVDFNLITDVDFRHIVNRLPKETSFTILSDSCHSGGLIHKEREQIGPSSIANYTILQSCNPNTIPFESILQHFASLTGINTSDIGIHLLESFGADARLKFSSRPVELNLFELGKQDEGILLSGCQENETSADMNPMMTGGKVYGAFSNAVQTVLKDHLGPLSNRQVVVMSRKVLQAAGFVQHPCLYCSDDSADTPFL